DNA sequence from the Cytophagia bacterium CHB2 genome:
TAAATTTTATTCGCGGCAAAGGCGCCGAGTAAAACCAAAAACTCGCCGATGAAACCATTCAAGCCCGGCAGGCCGATCGAGGCCAGCGTTGCGATCATAAAGAAGGTGGTAAAAATCGGGATCTGGCGCGCCAGTCCGCCGAAATCGGAAATCTCGCGCGTGTGGCGGCGCTCGTAAATCATGCCGACGATTAAGAACAGCGCGCCGGTGGACAACCCGTGATTCACCATTTGAATCAGCCCGCCCTGCAAGCCCTGCGGCGTGAGGGTGAAAATGCCGAGCATGACGAAGCCGAGATGACTCACGGAAGAGTATGCGACCAGCTTCTTGATGTCGGGCTGCACCATCGCGACCCACGCGCCGTAAATGATGCCGATGATCGCGAGTACGGAGATTAACGGCGTAAATAGCAGCGTGGCATTCGGAAAGAGCGGCAAACAAAAACGCAGAAAACCGTAGGTGCCCATTTTCAGCAAGACGCCGGCCAGAATCACCGAGCCGGCCGTGGGCGCTTCCACGTGGGCATCGGGCAGCCAGGTGTGAAACGGGAACATCGGCACTTTGATGGCGAATGACAGCCCGAATGCGAGAAAGAGCCAGAATTGATAATGCTCCGGGAAAAGCAATTCGCGGATTTGCACGAAGTCGAACGTGAGCGTGCCGGTGACTTTGCCATAATAGAAATAGATAAACAAAATGGCCACCAGCATCAACAAGCTGCCGATCATGGTGTAGATGAAGAACTTCACTGCCGCGTAGACCTTGCGCTTTCCGCCCCAAACGCCGATGATGAAATACATCGGGATTAGCATCACTTCCCAGAACACATAAAACAACAGCAAGTCCAGCGCCACGAAGACGCCCACCATGCCGGATTCGAGCATGAGCATGGAAACGAGATAGCCCTTGACGCCGGTTTTAATATCGTTCCACGAGGACAGAATCACCAGCGGCGAGAGAAAGGTGGTGAGCATCACCATCAGCAGGCTAATGCCGTCAATGCCGACATGATAGGTCGCGCGCATCGCCGGAATCCATTCCAGGCGTTCTTCAAATTGAAAGGCAATGCGGGCGTTGTCAAAGTTGAAGAACAACGGCAGGCTTATGACAAAAACCAACAGCGTGACGCCCAGCGTAACGCCGCGCATCAGCCCGGTGTTTTGTTTGGGAATCAAACTGACGATCAGCGCGCCGGCGAGCGGCGTGAAGATCAAGAGAGAGAGAATCGGCAAGCTATCGAACATGAGAATTTTTATTTTGGTCGTATCGCCCTTGCCGGGCGTCCATAATTAAACTATCAAACGTTTAGACATTGCCTGCCGCCGGCACAGACGGCGGCTACTTCATCAATAAATATCCCAACACCAAAATCAAACCCACCATGATGGAGACGGCGTAGTTTTGCACGATGCCGGTTTGCCAGCGCCGCAACACCCCGGCAGCGGAATCAAAAACTTTCGGCACGAAATTCACGAATCCGTCGATGCCTTTCACATCAAAAACTTTCCACAAAAAGGATTCCGAAAAACGGTGAATCGGCCGCACGAACAGGGCGTCATAGATTTCATCCACATAATACTTGCGCGAGAGCAGCATGTAAAGCGCGCGGAAGCGCTGACTCACGCGTCCGGCCAGCGCCGGTTTTTGCAGATACATGTGCCGCGCCAGGAAAATGCCGGCAAGCGCGACCGCCACCGATAGCGCCATCAACATCAGTTCCAACGAAAGACTGCCGGCGGCATGGGCTTCCGCTGCGCGATGCCGCGCAAACACCGGATCGAGAAAATGTTCAATTTGATTGAAAACGTGCGGAATGCCGATATAGCCGCCGGCGATCGCGAGCACCGCCAGGATCATCAACGGCACGGTCATCACTTTCGGGGATTCGTGGATGTGATTCATGACTTCCGGCGCCACGCGCGAATGGCCGTAGAACGTCAGGAAGATCATGCGGAACATGTAGAATGCGGTAAGGCCCGCGGTTGCCAGAGCAATGACATAAAACACCACGGAGCCGTGCGGGTTGCTGAACGTCTTCCACAAAATTTCATCTTTGGAAAAGAAGCCGGAAAAGCCGGGAATGCCGGCAATCGCCAGCCCCGCGATGAGAAAGGTCACATGGGTTACGGGCATATGCTTCTTGAGATCGCCCATTTTCATGATGTTGGTTTCGCCGCCCAGGCCGTGCATCACGCTGCCGGCGCCCAGGAAGAGCAGGGCCTTGAAAAAGGCATGCGTGACAAGATGAAAAATGCCCGCAGCGAATGCGCCCACGCCGCACGCGAGAAACATATAGCCAAGCTGGCTGACGGTGGAATAGGCCAGCACTTTTTTGATGTCGGTGGCGGTGAGCGCCATGGTTCCGGCAAACGCCGCGGTGGCGAGGCCAACGATCGCAACGACTTCGAGCGCCAGCGCCGACTGCATGAACAACACGCTGCAACGCGCCACCATGTAGACGCCGGCAGTGACCATCGTGGCCGCGTGAATCAAGGCGGAAACCGGCGTCGGGCCGGCCATCGCGTCAGGCAGCCAAACATAAAGCGGAATCTGCGCGGATTTACCCGTGGCGCCGACAAAAAGCAGGAGGCAAATAGCGGTTACCACGCCGGCGGACAGCAGTTCACCGTTTGCCGTGACGCCCTGGCCGGCGAGCGTAAAAACTTTTTCGAAATCCAGCGAGCCGAAGATCACAAAAATGAGAAAGAGGCCGAGCAAAAACCCGAAATCGCCGATGCGATTGACGATGAACGCTTTGCTGCCGGCTTGCGCGCAGGTCATGCCGGTGGTTTTATCGAAAATTTGATCGTAATAGAACCCGATCAGCAGATAGGAACACAAGCCCACACCCTCCCAGCCCACGAACATCACGAGAAAATTACTGCCCATGACGAGCAGCAACATGGCAAAAGTGAAGAGATTGAGAAACGCGAAGAAACGCGCAAACCCGCGGTCGCCGTGCATGTAGCCGACGGAGTAAACATGAATGAGAAATCCCACGCCGGTGACGACCAACACCATGGTAATCGACAGGGCATCGAGGCGCAATCCGATATCAACGCTAAAACTGCCGGCTGCCATCCATTGATAGAGAGATTGCGTAAACAGGCGGGATTCAGGCGCGAGACTGATAAGATCGAAGAACGCAAACAGCCCGGCAATAAAACTCGCGAGCACGACGCCGGCGCCAACAAAACTGACGCCTTTTTCGCCGAGCCGCGGCCCCAACAGGCCGTTGATTGCGAAGCCAAGCAGGGGAAAAAACGGAATCAGCCAAAGATAGTTCTGCATCACCATTTCATCAGATTCAGTTCATCAACAAACACCGTTCCTCGCAGCCGAAAAATTGCCACCATCAAAGCAAGCCCGACGGCCACTTCCGCAGCCGCGACGACCATTACGAAGAAGACGAAAATTTGGCCTTCAATACTGCCATAATGCGCGGCAAACGCAACGAACGTGACGTTCACGGCATTGAGCATCAACTCGATCGACATGAAGATGACGATGGCATTGCGCCGCAGCAGAACGCCGGCCACGCCGATGGCGAACAAAATGGCGCTGAGGATCAAATAATGTGAAAGAGGCATGATGAATGATTTCTTGTCACACAGCCAGACACACAAATCAAATCAGGTTTTTCTTGGCCAGCACCACGGCGCCGATCATCGCGGCCAACAGCAGCAGCGAGGCCACTTCGAACGGCAACAAATAGGTGGTAAACAATGCTCTGCCGATTTCCGGCGTGCTGCCGGCAAAGCCGGCATTCAGTCCGGCGAGCGTGTTGCCGGCCGCCGGCGCGCCGTTGGCCGAGGTGTAATAAGCCGCGCCGATCAAGGCGCTGATTTCGAGCAGAAGCGCCGCAACCAATGCAATGCCGACGAAGCGGCGGGTGATTTTGCGGGCTTCACGCGCCGGATCGCGCTTCAAATTCAACAGCATGATGACGAACAGAAACAGCACCATAATCGCGCCGGCATAAACGATGATATGCACCGCGGCAACGAAAGGCGCATTCAGCAGCACGAAAAAGCCGGCCAGCGCAAACAAGGTGACAATCAAAAAAATGGCGCTATAAACCGGGTTGCGATGCAGCACCATTGCCAGCGCGGAAACCACCGCCAACACGGCGAACGCATAGAATAGGATTTCTTGCACAGTGATGATCGAATTTATGAAATGATGGGGGACACCTTCCTCAGATTTCGGAGGCTCTCTTGGGGAGTCCAGCATGGGGGTCAGGTATGATGCGCGTTACTCCTGCCTGATCACGAAGCCAATTCGCTTACAACTTGTGCGACTCCCGCAGCCACATAAGCCCAAAAATCAACGTCCTTGCCGCTAAAACATGCATCCGTATCATTAAGTAAAGCGTTGGGCAATATACACTCTTTGCCTAAAAAGTCAAGCGGATTTTCCCTGCACATGGCGTCGCGGAGTAGATATGCTTGCTTCATGATCAGTCATCATTAGAGTTTTTAAGATCAATTCTGTGCTTTTTCGGCAAATATTTTTAAACCGTGAATTAACGCTGATATTTTTATTCGCGTCAATTCGCGCTTATTCGCGGTTGACTTGTTTGGTTCCGGCTCGTTCGGGTTATGATAGCGTTTGCCATGAATTTGTTTTGCACCAAGCGTCACGCTGTGATATATTGCTGCGTCCCCTTGAGAAAGAACCCGCTAAACCGGAGTCAACATGGCAACCCTGCGCCCCTCACCGCTGCTGCTGCCGCAAGCCGCGCATGCAGCTCAAATCGCCTGCCCGCCGTATGATGTGGTCACCACTGCCGAAGCGCGGCAAATCGCGGCCGGCAACCCGGCTTGTTTTCTGCACGTCGTGCGCCCGGAAATTGACTTGCCGGAGACGATTGATCCTTACGATCCTCTCGTCTATCAAAAAGCCCGTGAGAACTTTACTCGCTTTCAAGCAGAAAAACTCTTCGTCCAAAGTTCCGGGCCGCAACTTTTGATCTATCGTTTGAAGACGCAGGCGCATGAACAAACCGGCGTGGTGGGTTGTTGCAGCGTCGATGACTATGACAACGAATTGATTTGCAAGCATGAAAAAACCAAGCCGGACAAGGAAAACGACCGCGTGCAACACATGCTCGCGCTGGCAGCGCATCCCGAAGCGGTGTTGATCGCTTATCGCGGCCGCGATGAAATCAACGCGCTAGTAGAAGCCGAATGCCGCAAACCACCGCTATTCGATTTTCGCGCGGACGACGGTGTGCAACACACGGTTTGGCAGGTTGGCGATCCGGCCGCGTTTGTGTGGGCATTTCAAACCGTGCCGCGGCTGTACATTGCTGACGGCCATCATCGTTCCGCGGGCGCAAGCCGAGTGCGGGCGCATTGGTGTGAACAGAATTCCAATCATACCGTTGTGGAAGAATACAATTTTTTCCCGGCCACACTTTTTCCCGCCGAACAACTCCGGATTTTGCCTTACAATCGCGTCGTGCGGAGATTGCCGGATTGGCAGCCGCAAAACTTTTTGCACGCGTTGCGCCGTGACTTTTTGTTAACAAACAATGCGCCTCCCTCGCCTTTGCGCAAAGGCGAGATCAGCTTGTATGTTAATGGAAGCTGGCATGGGCTTTCTCTCAAATCTGTAACACAGCGAGTGGCCACCGCGGGGCTTGATGTGACGCGGCTGCAAGAGCAGATTCTCGCGCCTTATTTTGG
Encoded proteins:
- a CDS encoding DUF1015 domain-containing protein, with amino-acid sequence MATLRPSPLLLPQAAHAAQIACPPYDVVTTAEARQIAAGNPACFLHVVRPEIDLPETIDPYDPLVYQKARENFTRFQAEKLFVQSSGPQLLIYRLKTQAHEQTGVVGCCSVDDYDNELICKHEKTKPDKENDRVQHMLALAAHPEAVLIAYRGRDEINALVEAECRKPPLFDFRADDGVQHTVWQVGDPAAFVWAFQTVPRLYIADGHHRSAGASRVRAHWCEQNSNHTVVEEYNFFPATLFPAEQLRILPYNRVVRRLPDWQPQNFLHALRRDFLLTNNAPPSPLRKGEISLYVNGSWHGLSLKSVTQRVATAGLDVTRLQEQILAPYFGIHYQRTDPRVDFVGGARGVETLKQLVDSGEAQMAISLYPTSLDELFAVSDAGELMPPKSTWFEPKLRSGLFVHPF
- the nuoL gene encoding NADH-quinone oxidoreductase subunit L codes for the protein MQNYLWLIPFFPLLGFAINGLLGPRLGEKGVSFVGAGVVLASFIAGLFAFFDLISLAPESRLFTQSLYQWMAAGSFSVDIGLRLDALSITMVLVVTGVGFLIHVYSVGYMHGDRGFARFFAFLNLFTFAMLLLVMGSNFLVMFVGWEGVGLCSYLLIGFYYDQIFDKTTGMTCAQAGSKAFIVNRIGDFGFLLGLFLIFVIFGSLDFEKVFTLAGQGVTANGELLSAGVVTAICLLLFVGATGKSAQIPLYVWLPDAMAGPTPVSALIHAATMVTAGVYMVARCSVLFMQSALALEVVAIVGLATAAFAGTMALTATDIKKVLAYSTVSQLGYMFLACGVGAFAAGIFHLVTHAFFKALLFLGAGSVMHGLGGETNIMKMGDLKKHMPVTHVTFLIAGLAIAGIPGFSGFFSKDEILWKTFSNPHGSVVFYVIALATAGLTAFYMFRMIFLTFYGHSRVAPEVMNHIHESPKVMTVPLMILAVLAIAGGYIGIPHVFNQIEHFLDPVFARHRAAEAHAAGSLSLELMLMALSVAVALAGIFLARHMYLQKPALAGRVSQRFRALYMLLSRKYYVDEIYDALFVRPIHRFSESFLWKVFDVKGIDGFVNFVPKVFDSAAGVLRRWQTGIVQNYAVSIMVGLILVLGYLLMK
- the nuoK gene encoding NADH-quinone oxidoreductase subunit NuoK, producing the protein MMPLSHYLILSAILFAIGVAGVLLRRNAIVIFMSIELMLNAVNVTFVAFAAHYGSIEGQIFVFFVMVVAAAEVAVGLALMVAIFRLRGTVFVDELNLMKW
- a CDS encoding NADH-quinone oxidoreductase subunit M, encoding MFDSLPILSLLIFTPLAGALIVSLIPKQNTGLMRGVTLGVTLLVFVISLPLFFNFDNARIAFQFEERLEWIPAMRATYHVGIDGISLLMVMLTTFLSPLVILSSWNDIKTGVKGYLVSMLMLESGMVGVFVALDLLLFYVFWEVMLIPMYFIIGVWGGKRKVYAAVKFFIYTMIGSLLMLVAILFIYFYYGKVTGTLTFDFVQIRELLFPEHYQFWLFLAFGLSFAIKVPMFPFHTWLPDAHVEAPTAGSVILAGVLLKMGTYGFLRFCLPLFPNATLLFTPLISVLAIIGIIYGAWVAMVQPDIKKLVAYSSVSHLGFVMLGIFTLTPQGLQGGLIQMVNHGLSTGALFLIVGMIYERRHTREISDFGGLARQIPIFTTFFMIATLASIGLPGLNGFIGEFLVLLGAFAANKIYAALAATGVIFAAVYMLWMFQRVMFGKLDKEENKHLADLSKREIAVLVPVTVMMLLIGVWAQPFLAKMETSVDALIRTVNYRAAKVNDAPGLAPLDFAIDPPPPAALAQE
- a CDS encoding NADH-quinone oxidoreductase subunit J gives rise to the protein MTVQEILFYAFAVLAVVSALAMVLHRNPVYSAIFLIVTLFALAGFFVLLNAPFVAAVHIIVYAGAIMVLFLFVIMLLNLKRDPAREARKITRRFVGIALVAALLLEISALIGAAYYTSANGAPAAGNTLAGLNAGFAGSTPEIGRALFTTYLLPFEVASLLLLAAMIGAVVLAKKNLI